DNA from Nitriliruptor alkaliphilus DSM 45188:
CGCGCCAACCGGCGGCCTCCTTCTGGCGGTTGGTCGCCGGGCACAGCGGGCCGACGTTGTCGACGTCGGTCGAGCCAGCCACCTCGTCGGGCCCGGTCGGCCACCACGGCACGGCGTGGTCCACGTCAGCGCCCCGAGCAGCGCGATCGCAGCCCGGTCCGGTGCAGGTGTCGTGCAGCGCGTCGAGGACGTCCGACAGCCAGCCGGGCTGCCGCCGCGTCGATCGGCCGACACCGACGACGGTCCCGTCGTCGTCCACGACGATCGTCCGCAGCAGCGCACCACGTTCGTCGAGCAGCTGCCCGGCCGCCGCGGAGGTGAGCCTGAGGCGGCCGCCGACCAGCGTGGTGAGCAGGTCGGCAGGGACCCGTTCGTCGAGCAGCGCAGCGAACGGGAGTCGGAGGAGCAGCTTGGGTGGCTGGAGCCGTTCCCGCCACCGGGCGGTCGGTGCGTCCTCCGCCGGCTCCCTGGCGTCACCGTCGCCGGTGTCCCCGTCGAGCTCGCGGGCGTCGGCGTCGGCCAGGCGCGCGAGGAGCGCGTCGGCGCGCGCCGCACCGACACCGCCCGGGTGGTCCAGCAGTGCGGCGGGTGGGGTGGTGGTCGCGTCGAGCAGCGCGAGGCCAGGCGCGTCGAGCTCGCCGTGGAACCGGCCGCCCGTGCCGTCGAGGTAGGGCTGGATCGTGAGGTGACGACGGTCGGTGGCGTCCTGTTCGCGTGCGGCGAGGTCGTCGGGACGGAGCTCATCGAGGGCGTCGGCCACCTGACGGACGAGCACGTCGGGGTCGGGCCGGTCGAACCGGTCGAGGCCGTCGAGCAGGGCCGTCAGCAGGCGGTCCAGGTCGTCGTCGAGTTCGGTCGGGGCGCTGCGCAGCGCGAGTGCGAGGCCGCGCAGCTGCGCGAAGCTGACGCGCCCCGTCCGGA
Protein-coding regions in this window:
- a CDS encoding HNH endonuclease signature motif containing protein, translated to MTSTTRLHATVGTRAHRSVPGRGRGWPSVAAERLGGYDTHDDGGTVIAHDDAPPFGLPVLAELPALATVLEQLTAADRAMLGAVAGLADLLATDDVPSTTGVGIDHWLAAVASQTRMDRRLLVRTCQLMHRLPALDAAVRTGRVSFAQLRGLALALRSAPTELDDDLDRLLTALLDGLDRFDRPDPDVLVRQVADALDELRPDDLAAREQDATDRRHLTIQPYLDGTGGRFHGELDAPGLALLDATTTPPAALLDHPGGVGAARADALLARLADADARELDGDTGDGDAREPAEDAPTARWRERLQPPKLLLRLPFAALLDERVPADLLTTLVGGRLRLTSAAAGQLLDERGALLRTIVVDDDGTVVGVGRSTRRQPGWLSDVLDALHDTCTGPGCDRAARGADVDHAVPWWPTGPDEVAGSTDVDNVGPLCPATNRQKEAAGWRVTQSGAGVRTWHHPRSGLTTTAVPATWRAPDDPRRHRDTVGEHRPPPRPAPPGT